A genome region from Cryomorphaceae bacterium 1068 includes the following:
- a CDS encoding DUF2254 domain-containing protein, which produces MKNKLTLFWSKLKQRLWFRPALFCAAAIVLALIASEADGTFLDDLVPEIKMESVKWLLDTIASSMLVISIFAVTSMLSAFSAAQNAATPRSFKLVIADDVSQNALSVFISAFIFGIVASVAINNGYFGKSGRFILFLFALVFFALIILVFLRWVDRISRLGRLEHTIHKIEEATSIAIIERLKYPYLKAKPYDNNQPPSTAVFSNVTGYIQSINFQKLQAFAEKRELTIRINSMPGRFVNPGTPIAFINIDGPLERKEVNQAINKGFSIGKTRDFDSDPRFGLIALSEIASRALSTGINDPGTAIQIIGTNERLFYLWDQYSPESDERVKYDRIEVPKLNLEDLFEDSFRAVARDGAGNIEVMLKMQKAFHSLHLMKNRIIREASLKHSKGAFSRAEQSMASPEDIELLRKSALFSENSGS; this is translated from the coding sequence ATGAAGAATAAACTTACCCTTTTCTGGTCCAAGCTGAAACAACGGCTTTGGTTTAGACCTGCCTTGTTTTGTGCAGCTGCTATTGTACTAGCCTTGATAGCTTCAGAGGCTGATGGAACTTTTTTAGATGATCTTGTTCCCGAAATTAAAATGGAATCAGTAAAATGGCTCCTGGATACTATTGCATCCAGCATGTTGGTTATATCCATTTTTGCAGTTACATCAATGCTTTCCGCATTTTCTGCAGCACAAAACGCAGCAACACCTCGATCTTTCAAACTAGTAATTGCCGACGATGTCTCCCAAAATGCGCTTTCTGTATTTATAAGTGCGTTTATATTTGGAATAGTTGCATCGGTTGCTATCAACAACGGTTACTTTGGAAAATCCGGGAGATTTATTTTGTTTCTTTTTGCATTGGTATTTTTTGCCTTAATCATCTTGGTGTTTTTGCGTTGGGTAGATCGTATTTCAAGATTAGGCCGTCTTGAGCATACCATCCATAAAATAGAGGAAGCTACCAGCATAGCTATCATTGAACGACTCAAATATCCTTACCTCAAGGCTAAGCCATATGATAACAATCAGCCTCCAAGCACTGCGGTGTTTAGCAACGTAACGGGCTATATCCAGAGTATTAATTTTCAAAAACTTCAAGCTTTCGCGGAAAAGAGGGAATTGACGATCCGTATTAATTCTATGCCGGGGAGATTTGTCAACCCCGGAACACCAATTGCATTTATCAATATTGACGGACCATTAGAGAGAAAAGAAGTAAATCAAGCTATCAATAAGGGCTTCTCAATAGGTAAAACTCGTGATTTCGATTCCGACCCGCGATTCGGTCTGATCGCACTATCAGAAATTGCGAGCCGCGCCCTTTCAACGGGTATAAACGATCCGGGAACGGCAATTCAAATCATCGGTACCAATGAACGACTATTTTATTTGTGGGATCAATACTCACCTGAATCTGACGAAAGGGTTAAATATGATCGTATTGAGGTTCCGAAGCTCAATTTGGAGGATCTGTTTGAAGACTCCTTCAGAGCAGTTGCCCGTGACGGTGCGGGTAATATTGAAGTCATGTTGAAGATGCAAAAGGCATTTCATTCGCTGCACCTCATGAAAAATAGAATCATTCGAGAGGCATCTCTCAAGCATTCAAAAGGAGCTTTTAGCCGAGCTGAGCAGTCTATGGCCAGCCCTGAAGATATAGAGCTGTTGAGAAAAAGTGCTTTATTTTCTGAGAACAGCGGCTCCTAA